The following coding sequences are from one Lycium ferocissimum isolate CSIRO_LF1 chromosome 3, AGI_CSIRO_Lferr_CH_V1, whole genome shotgun sequence window:
- the LOC132050144 gene encoding aspartic proteinase-like, with the protein MQESVDFFFSFTFFLSLLHQKLINMGAKIFLVVLFLSALLSPLASSSSNDGFVRIGLKKMKFDQNNRLAARLESKDGDALRAKYNFGGKLGESEDTDIVALKNYMDAQYFGELGVGTPPQKFTVIFDTGSSNLWVPSSKCYFSVPCFFHSKYKSSQSSTYKKNGKSAAIQYGSGAISGFFSQDSVKVGDLVVTDQEFIEATREPSVTFLVAKFDGILGLGFQEISVGNAIPVWYNMVKQGLIKEPVFSFWLNRNTEEEQGGEIVFGGVDPNHFKGEITYVPVTQKGYWQFDMGDVLIDGKATGYCESGCSAIADSGTSLVAGPSTIITMINQAIGATGVASQQCKAVIQQYGQTIMDLLLAEAHPKKICSQVGVCTFDGTRGVSMGIESVVDEKAGRSAGLQDGMCSACEMAVIWMENQLKQNQTQDRILKYANELCERLPSPLGESAVDCGKLSSMPTVSFTIGGKVFDLSPNEYILKVGEGDKAQCISGFTGLDIPPPRGPLWILGDVFMGRYHTVFDYGKLRVGFAEAA; encoded by the exons ATGCAAGAATCGGTAGATTTTTTCTTCTCATTcacctttttcctctctttgctTCATCAAAAACTG ATCAACATGGGAGCAAAAATATTTCTAGTTGTCCTGTTTCTCTCAGCACTGTTATCTCCATTGGCTTCCTCATCATCAAATGATGGCTTTGTTAGAATTGggttgaaaaaaatgaaatttgatcAAAACAACCGACTTGCTGCACGCCTCGAGTCCAAGGATGGGGACGCTTTGAGGGCGAAGTATAACTTCGGTGGTAAACTTGGGGAGTCTGAGGATACAGATATTGTAGCACTGAAGAACTATATGGATGCTCAATACTTTGGGGAGCTTGGTGTAGGCACTCCACCTCAAAAGTTTACTGTAATCTTTGACACTGGTAGCTCGAATTTGTGGGTGCCTTCGTCGAAGTGTTATTTCTCT GTTCCCTGTTTCTTTCATTCCAAGTACAAATCAAGCCAATCAAGTACTTATAAGAAGAATG GGAAGTCTGCTGCAATTCAGTATGGTAGTGGAGCTATTTCTGGATTCTTCAGTCAGGATAGTGTCAAAGTTGGTGATCTTGTGGTAACAGATCAG GAATTTATTGAGGCAACCAGAGAACCCAGCGTCACATTTTTGGTAGCCAAGTTTGATGGTATACTGGGTCTTGGATTCCAGGAGATCTCTGTTGGAAATGCCATCCCAGTTTG GTACAACATGGTCAAACAGGGCCTTATCAAGGAGCCTGTCTTCTCATTTTGGCTCAACCGAAATACAGAGGAAGAGCAAGGGGGAGAAATCGTGTTTGGTGGTGTTGATCCTAATCACTTTAAGGGAGAAATCACTTATGTCCCAGTCACGCAGAAAGGTTATTGGCAG TTTGACATGGGCGATGTTTTGATCGATGGTAAAGCTACCG GTTACTGTGAAAGTGGCTGCTCTGCTATAGCAGATTCAGGGACTTCTCTTGTGGCTGGTCCATCG ACCATAATCACTATGATTAATCAAGCAATTGGAGCCACTGGAGTTGCAAGCCAACAATGCAAAGCTGTAATTCAGCAGTACGGGCAAACAATCATGGATTTGCTGTTAGCAGAG GCACATCCAAAGAAGATCTGCTCGCAGGTTGGAGTATGCACTTTTGATGGGACTCGCGGAGTTAG TATGGGAATTGAGAGTGTAGTGGATGAGAAAGCTGGCAGATCAGCAGGACTGCAGGATGGCATGTGCTCTGCTTGTGAAATGGCGGTCATATGGATGGAGAATCAACTGAAACAAAACCAGACTCAAGATCGCATATTGAAATATGCAAATGAG CTTTGCGAGCGTCTCCCAAGCCCATTGGGAGAATCAGCTGTTGACTGTGGAAAGCTTTCTTCCATGCCTACAGTCTCCTTCACAATCGGTGGAAAAGTGTTTGACCTTTCCCCCAACGAG TACATACTCAAGGTGGGCGAGGGTGATAAAGCACAATGTATTAGTGGTTTCACTGGCTTGGATATTCCTCCTCCCCGTGGACCTCTCTG GATCTTGGGTGATGTTTTCATGGGTCGATATCACACAGTGTTCGATTATGGCAAACTCAGAGTTGGATTTGCTGAAGCAGCTTAA